Proteins encoded in a region of the Streptomyces violaceoruber genome:
- a CDS encoding nucleoside triphosphate pyrophosphohydrolase, giving the protein MNATTAGATAPDQGRIVLLTTSHRVAPGLLSWPAWQALRTADRVVCADGAHPQLPYLREAGIRVEETAPTAEELVDDCAGGRTAVVVATGEGDPALTDGLARLAGSGRVPMPDLELLPASYDLPGARLLDLVQVMDRIRLECPWSSQRTHEGLAKYAIEEAYELVEAIEDGDRDELREELGDVLLQVVFHARIAEEDPDAPFSVDDVAGTIVDKLVHRHPHVFGDETADTPEEVRAHWLRTKAAEKQRTSVTEGVPLGQPGLALAAKLHSRVRTAGLDVPLPAGEGIGYDLLALAARAESEGTDPEAALRAAARTYRDAIRAVEG; this is encoded by the coding sequence GTGAACGCAACCACCGCCGGCGCGACCGCCCCCGACCAGGGCCGCATCGTCCTGCTCACCACCAGCCACCGCGTCGCCCCCGGCCTGCTGTCCTGGCCCGCGTGGCAGGCCCTGCGCACCGCCGACCGCGTCGTGTGCGCCGACGGAGCCCACCCCCAGCTGCCCTATCTGCGCGAGGCGGGGATACGGGTCGAGGAGACGGCCCCGACCGCCGAGGAACTGGTGGACGACTGCGCCGGCGGCCGTACCGCGGTGGTCGTCGCGACCGGCGAGGGCGACCCCGCGCTCACCGACGGCCTGGCCCGCCTCGCCGGCTCCGGCCGCGTCCCGATGCCCGACCTCGAACTGCTCCCCGCCTCCTACGACCTCCCGGGCGCCCGCCTCCTCGACCTCGTCCAGGTCATGGACCGCATCCGCCTCGAATGCCCCTGGTCCTCGCAGCGCACCCACGAGGGGCTGGCCAAGTACGCCATCGAGGAGGCGTACGAACTCGTCGAGGCCATCGAGGACGGCGACCGCGACGAGCTGCGCGAGGAGCTGGGAGACGTGCTCCTCCAGGTCGTCTTCCACGCCCGCATCGCCGAGGAGGACCCCGACGCCCCGTTCTCCGTGGACGACGTGGCCGGCACCATCGTCGACAAGCTCGTCCACCGCCATCCGCACGTCTTCGGCGACGAGACGGCCGACACCCCCGAGGAGGTCCGCGCCCACTGGCTGCGCACCAAGGCCGCCGAGAAGCAGCGCACCTCGGTCACCGAGGGCGTCCCCCTCGGCCAGCCCGGCCTGGCCCTCGCCGCCAAGCTCCACTCCCGCGTCCGCACCGCGGGCCTCGACGTCCCGCTCCCCGCCGGCGAGGGCATCGGCTACGACCTGCTCGCCCTCGCCGCCCGAGCCGAGTCCGAGGGCACCGACCCCGAGGCGGCCCTGAGAGCGGCGGCCCGCACCTACCGGGACGCGATCCGGGCGGTCGAGGGATGA
- a CDS encoding SurA N-terminal domain-containing protein encodes MHRRRRSALLLTAAIAAAAPLLAACGNDAHPGAAAVVGDQRITVAQLENRVDEVREAQRAAVPDDTQYQQVVARTGTLTRDTLHGMVLDRVLHRAAQDAGVTVSRKEVQDMRGELEKQAGGPEQLETVWLQQYGVAPDRLDDNLLVQIEAQKLAQSLGTDTSRPEFWQALSEASKKLGVDLNPRYGAWDVQKSSRVDTRTPWVREITAAGSQQPA; translated from the coding sequence TTGCACCGCCGCCGTCGCTCCGCGCTCCTCCTCACCGCCGCGATCGCCGCCGCGGCACCCCTGCTCGCCGCCTGCGGCAACGACGCGCATCCGGGCGCGGCGGCCGTCGTCGGCGACCAGCGGATCACCGTCGCCCAGCTGGAGAACCGCGTGGACGAGGTGCGCGAGGCACAGCGCGCCGCCGTCCCGGACGACACCCAGTACCAGCAGGTCGTCGCCCGGACCGGCACCCTCACCCGCGACACCCTGCACGGCATGGTCCTCGACCGGGTCCTGCACCGCGCCGCCCAGGACGCCGGGGTGACCGTCAGCCGCAAGGAAGTGCAGGACATGCGCGGCGAGCTGGAGAAGCAGGCCGGCGGCCCCGAGCAGCTGGAGACGGTCTGGCTCCAGCAGTACGGCGTCGCCCCCGACCGCCTCGACGACAACCTCCTCGTCCAGATCGAGGCCCAGAAGCTCGCCCAGAGCCTCGGCACCGACACCAGCCGCCCCGAGTTCTGGCAGGCCCTGTCCGAGGCCTCCAAGAAGCTCGGCGTCGACCTCAACCCGCGCTACGGCGCCTGGGACGTCCAGAAGAGCAGCCGCGTCGACACGCGGACACCGTGGGTGCGGGAGATCACGGCGGCGGGCTCCCAGCAGCCGGCTTAG